A window from Rhinolophus sinicus isolate RSC01 linkage group LG18, ASM3656204v1, whole genome shotgun sequence encodes these proteins:
- the LOC141569503 gene encoding uncharacterized protein LOC141569503 translates to MSPGRTGMVTPVSQMAPVGLNVPWPSQVSGPVMPNLPLGQWQQAPIPQQQPMPGMPRPVMSTQAQPAVAGPRMPSVQLPRSISPGALQDLLQTLKSPSSPQQQQQVLNILNSTPQLMAAFIKQRTAKDAQNEAQLARECLGRLCAWRVALDNAAEGHGGRAHPPAQAADQTALRALLLWAPHPVDGHRLPSSPHPACQCRRLGQSPQEWLCDLGDYDLCINCYNTKSHTHKMVKEGLGLDDEGGSQGEPQSKSPQESRRLSIQRCIQSLVHACQCRNANCSLPSCQKMKRVVQHTKGCKRKTNGGCPVCKQLIALCCYHAKHCREKCPVPFCLNIKHKLRQQQILHRQRQIQHRQRQIQHLLQQAQCAPTAA, encoded by the exons ATGTCCCCGGGCCGCACAGGCATGGTGACCCCGGTGAGCCAGATGGCCCCCGTTGGCCTGAACGTGCCCTGGCCCAGCCAGGTCAGTGGGCCCGTCATGCCCAACCTGCCGCTTGGGCAGTGGCAGCAGGCGCCCATCCCCCAGCAGCAGCCGATGCCGGGCATGCCCAGGCCCGTGATGTCCACGCAGGCCCAGCCTGCCGTGGCCGGGCCGCGGATGCCCAGTGTGCAGCTGCCACGGAGCATCTCGCCTGGCGCCCTGCAGGACCTGCTGCAGACCCTGAAGTCGCCCAGCTccccgcagcagcagcagcaggtgctCAACATCCTCAACTCAACCCCGCAGCTGATGGCAGCTTTCATCAAACAGCGCACGGCCAA GGATGCACAAAACGAGGCCCAGCTGGCTAGGGAGTGTCTGGGGCGGCTGTGCGCCTGGCGTGTCGCCCTTGACAACGCGGCAGAAGGTCACGGAGGCCGCGCCCACCCACCGGCGCAGGCAGCGGACCAGACAGCCCTGCGGGCACT GCTGCTGTGGGCCCCCCACCCCGTAGATGGTCACAGACTCCCGTCCAGTCCTCACCCGGCCTGCCAGTGTCGGCGTCTGGGACAGTCCCCGCAGGAGTGGCTCTGTGATCTCGGG GACTACGACCTTTGCATCAACTGCTACAACACAAAGAGCCACACACACAAGATGGTGAAGGAGGGGCTGGGACTGGACGACGAGGGCGGCAGCCAGGGTGAGCCGCAGTCCAAGAGCCCGCAGGAGTCGCGGCGCCTGAGCATCCAGCGCTGCATCCAGTCGCTGGTGCACGCCTGCCAGTGCCGCAACGCCAACTGCTCGCTGCCGTCCTGCCAGAAGATGAAGCGTGTCGTGCAGCACACCAAGGGCTGCAAGCGCAAGACCAACGGAGGCTGCCCGGTGTGCAAGCAGCTCATCGCCCTCTGCTGCTACCATGCCAAACACTGCCGAGAAAAATGCCCTGTGCCGTTCTGCCTCAACATCAAACACAAGCTCCGCCAGCAGCAGATCCTGCACCGCCAGCGGCAGATTCAGCACCGCCAGCGGCAGATCCAGCACCTCCTGCAGCAGGCGCAGTGTGCTcccacagcagcctag